The nucleotide sequence CTTCGAGACCGGCCGCTGGGTGCCGGGACGCGCACTGAACGGCGACGAGCGGCTGTTCCTCCTCCCCTTCGACGACCTCGGCGCCGTCCGGATCCGACTGCTCCACCTCCCGTCCCCGACAGCAAAGGACTCGGAATGACCATCGAAGCGACGACGACCCTCGAGGAGCTCGCCAGCCGGCTGGCGGCGGTCGAGGAGCAGTTGGCCCAGACGAAGCGACTCGCGGACCGCGGGGCCGTCGACAACGTCTTCAACCGCTACATGCACTACCACAACGCCTACCAGGACCAGCGGATCATCGACGAGCTCTGGGCCAAGCCCGGCACGCCCGACATGTGGTCGCGCTACAACAACGTCGGCCTGTACACGACCTACGAGTCGGTGACCGCTTACCACCGCGGCCGGCCGAAGCCGGTCGGAAAGCTGCTCTTCCACTACACGAGCACGCCGGTGATCGAGGTCGGTGCCGACGGCGAGACCGCCAAGGGCATCTGGATCATGGCCGGGCTCGAGTCCGGCCTGATGGACCCCGAAGTCGCGAAGAACGTGCCGGAGTGGGTGTTCTCCGGCGGCGAGGTCGACGGCAAGCCGGTCTGGGCGCACTGGGTGTGGTGCAAGTACGGAGTGGACTTCATCAAGCAGGACGGCGAGTGGCGGATCTGGCACTTCCGCTGCTACGAGGTCGCCCGGGCACCCTTCAACCGGGACTGGATCTCCTTCGCCAAGGACAACCAGGAGAGCCACGACTCGCAGCTGGCCTGGTTCGGCGACGACGGCGTGCCCGTCTTCCTGCCGCCGGTCGACGAGCCGATCTCGACGACGGACTACTTCCCGTACGCGAACGACAAGGTGCAGGTGCTCGAGCCCGAGCCGCCGAAGCCGTACGACGAGTTCGAGGACACCTTCCGCTGATGCAGGAGGTCGTG is from Actinomycetes bacterium and encodes:
- a CDS encoding nuclear transport factor 2 family protein, which translates into the protein MTIEATTTLEELASRLAAVEEQLAQTKRLADRGAVDNVFNRYMHYHNAYQDQRIIDELWAKPGTPDMWSRYNNVGLYTTYESVTAYHRGRPKPVGKLLFHYTSTPVIEVGADGETAKGIWIMAGLESGLMDPEVAKNVPEWVFSGGEVDGKPVWAHWVWCKYGVDFIKQDGEWRIWHFRCYEVARAPFNRDWISFAKDNQESHDSQLAWFGDDGVPVFLPPVDEPISTTDYFPYANDKVQVLEPEPPKPYDEFEDTFR